The Leptospira sp. WS39.C2 genome contains a region encoding:
- a CDS encoding sulfatase-like hydrolase/transferase yields the protein MNHILLSSKYQWILFYFVFYSFHFPGELTWFGWSYYHGILIQILFLIGVIFIGLDRLKFSSFLKKFFQTLILAFLLIVLNYQWVYQTRFHIHLFSYALQNSGFLLREIFPFLQEWKMVHYFPFSILIILLDPLKVFTRYRVNSYFLLIVFYLLLLFQTKLNDKTQPSFHQNQKIEQKVNRSLHQLPKNMNIVMIVLEGVARKHLIGVNSKYINYSNLKDSHFWIPMPHTSKSLFTWMTGKSQLGSTRIQTDKQIEKESLPTILNLQFFYRTKMIYTQSIYFEGLNLFFPNVFQEIQDKTKLEERFGVSKNNFSWGMDDRVVLSEIKHLDFESQPLFVLVGLSQTHSPYFTYANQDVALPKVLRHKKALEENIHLIDDLISYIKSNSKKETLLIITADHGESFGEVGAHAHNYSLYNQEIDVPFLMYMINSNELYIPKLGSSIHFKDTLLDLLQKKPNRKVNTSNFFSSDYQLGLVLKTWNSEIQRGLILDHKKYIFHNDKDILYQMDFDDKNLKKILDKKLKENLINKMYED from the coding sequence TTGAATCATATTTTATTATCCTCCAAATACCAATGGATTCTTTTTTATTTTGTATTCTACAGTTTCCATTTTCCTGGGGAGTTAACTTGGTTTGGATGGAGTTATTATCACGGTATTTTGATTCAAATTCTATTTTTGATAGGCGTTATCTTTATTGGATTGGATCGACTGAAATTCTCTTCATTTCTAAAAAAGTTTTTCCAAACGTTAATTTTGGCATTTTTATTGATTGTTTTAAACTACCAATGGGTTTACCAAACTCGATTCCACATACATTTATTTTCTTATGCACTTCAAAATTCGGGATTCCTATTAAGAGAAATTTTTCCTTTCCTTCAGGAATGGAAAATGGTACATTATTTTCCTTTTTCAATTTTGATCATCCTTTTAGATCCTTTAAAAGTTTTTACACGGTATCGAGTGAATTCTTATTTTTTATTAATCGTATTTTACTTATTACTTTTGTTCCAAACAAAATTAAACGATAAAACCCAACCTTCTTTTCATCAAAATCAGAAAATAGAACAAAAGGTGAACCGATCCTTACATCAGTTACCGAAAAATATGAATATTGTAATGATTGTATTGGAAGGAGTTGCCAGAAAACACCTGATAGGTGTCAATTCAAAATACATCAATTATTCTAATTTAAAAGATTCTCATTTTTGGATTCCTATGCCACATACTTCAAAAAGTTTATTCACTTGGATGACAGGTAAATCACAACTTGGGAGTACACGAATTCAAACGGATAAACAGATTGAAAAGGAAAGTTTACCAACCATTTTAAATCTGCAGTTTTTTTACCGAACAAAGATGATTTATACCCAATCGATTTATTTCGAAGGTTTGAATTTGTTTTTTCCTAATGTTTTCCAAGAAATACAGGATAAAACTAAGTTAGAAGAACGGTTTGGTGTTTCAAAAAATAATTTCAGCTGGGGAATGGATGATCGAGTTGTCCTTTCAGAAATCAAACATTTGGATTTTGAATCCCAGCCTTTATTTGTATTGGTTGGGTTAAGCCAAACACATAGTCCTTACTTTACTTATGCAAATCAAGATGTTGCTTTACCAAAAGTATTACGACATAAAAAAGCGTTAGAAGAAAACATTCATTTAATTGATGATTTGATTTCTTATATCAAATCCAATTCAAAAAAGGAAACATTGCTCATCATTACCGCAGACCATGGTGAAAGTTTTGGTGAAGTTGGTGCACATGCACACAACTATTCTTTGTATAACCAAGAGATTGATGTACCGTTTTTAATGTATATGATAAATTCTAATGAATTGTATATTCCTAAATTAGGTTCATCAATTCATTTCAAAGATACTTTATTAGATCTTTTACAAAAGAAACCCAATCGTAAGGTAAATACTTCAAATTTTTTTAGTTCCGATTACCAATTAGGATTAGTTTTAAAAACATGGAATTCAGAAATCCAAAGAGGGTTAATACTTGATCATAAAAAATACATTTTTCACAATGATAAAGATATTTTATACCAGATGGATTTTGATGATAAAAATTTAAAAAAAATATTGGATAAAAAGTTAAAAGAAAATTTGATAAATAAAATGTATGAGGATTAG
- a CDS encoding transglycosylase domain-containing protein, which produces MWFLFRPIQLDDFKSEVTTKILSKEGRLIGRTQNSSLSKQDWVPITDYPYFVSEIVCIAEDKRFFSHHGIDPFAVLNSIHSFLFSHKNRGGGSTITMQLVRMYHPQIRTYPIILRKSFEVLEALRFELWLTKHQILEAYLNSVSIHSNSVGFPSASLSLFEKHIRFLSLEETIYLTILIRKNVSDDEEIKNRYNHLREKIPYSLPSLDTPKKLLLTNNEKKNQDYDDSIIGENQHFLNWIRSLGLDPKEEFLSTVSSELNSEIHSIVNSELKVLKRWNVSNASAIILEREPNQTTNLSLVAMIGSKNFFEDGNGMVNGTIAFRDAGSTLKPLLYALAIDRNLYSVNSILVDEKYSYPMGSGENYLPRNADLRYWGNLTLAEALANSRNIPAVTAIQSLGVPNFYRFLKSAGFGNLKQSPNFYGPGLALGTGGASLLQLSRVYGTFLLGGILPKVKIGTNNGDPFFYGESKRLLSEETTEEIKFILSDSKLRQKAFGKRSYLDYPFPVSVKTGTSKDYRNSWTIAFNDRYVVGSWVGNFSGEKTMEVSGSFGAGRIVQNIFRLLMKDKEKNSYIPKLTEVRTFCKISGKLANKNCPSIVLHVRKKIEKTFPCEETHQNDVSLVLGVGFIYPSQNQVYLYHPGFEREKQNIPIRIREYQTLRSPKLLWNQTSEVKLSKEGEGNVNIKRGKHNLELYDGLEKKAFVQFEVK; this is translated from the coding sequence ATGTGGTTTTTATTCAGGCCAATCCAATTAGATGATTTTAAATCAGAAGTAACAACAAAAATCCTATCAAAAGAAGGAAGGTTGATCGGAAGGACTCAAAATAGTTCTCTGTCCAAACAAGATTGGGTACCAATAACTGATTATCCATATTTTGTTTCTGAAATTGTATGTATTGCCGAAGACAAACGTTTTTTTTCACATCATGGGATTGATCCCTTTGCAGTTTTAAATTCGATACATTCCTTTCTATTTTCTCATAAAAATCGTGGAGGTGGTTCCACAATCACAATGCAATTGGTTCGAATGTATCATCCTCAAATCCGAACATATCCCATAATATTGCGTAAATCCTTTGAAGTTTTGGAAGCCCTAAGGTTTGAATTATGGTTAACAAAACACCAAATCTTAGAAGCATATTTAAATTCAGTTTCAATCCATTCCAATTCGGTAGGATTTCCATCTGCTTCTCTATCACTTTTTGAAAAACATATTCGTTTTTTGTCTTTAGAAGAAACAATATACCTAACTATACTAATTCGAAAAAATGTATCGGATGATGAAGAAATCAAAAATCGATACAATCATTTGCGCGAGAAAATTCCATATTCTCTCCCAAGTTTAGATACACCTAAAAAATTACTCCTAACCAATAATGAAAAGAAAAATCAAGATTATGATGATTCCATTATTGGTGAAAACCAACACTTTCTCAATTGGATCAGGAGTTTGGGTTTAGATCCAAAGGAAGAATTTCTATCAACAGTATCTTCTGAATTAAATTCTGAAATTCATTCTATAGTTAATTCGGAACTAAAAGTTTTAAAACGATGGAATGTAAGTAATGCTTCCGCTATCATTCTCGAAAGAGAACCAAACCAAACTACTAATTTATCTCTAGTCGCCATGATTGGTTCTAAAAATTTTTTTGAAGATGGAAATGGAATGGTTAATGGAACAATTGCCTTTCGAGATGCAGGAAGTACATTGAAGCCATTATTGTATGCCCTCGCAATTGATCGAAATTTATATTCCGTAAATTCAATATTAGTTGATGAGAAATATTCTTATCCAATGGGTTCAGGTGAAAATTACCTTCCTAGGAATGCTGATTTGCGATATTGGGGTAATTTAACATTAGCGGAAGCTTTGGCAAATTCACGTAATATACCTGCAGTTACAGCCATCCAATCTTTAGGTGTTCCCAATTTTTATCGATTTTTAAAGTCTGCAGGTTTTGGAAATTTAAAACAATCCCCCAATTTTTATGGACCAGGTTTAGCCTTAGGAACGGGAGGAGCTAGTTTATTACAACTTTCAAGAGTTTACGGAACTTTTTTGTTAGGTGGAATCCTTCCAAAAGTGAAAATTGGAACTAACAATGGTGATCCATTTTTTTATGGAGAATCAAAACGATTGTTATCCGAAGAAACAACGGAAGAGATCAAATTTATTTTGAGTGACTCAAAATTAAGACAAAAAGCTTTTGGGAAAAGAAGTTATTTGGATTATCCATTTCCAGTCTCTGTAAAAACGGGAACTTCCAAAGATTACAGAAATTCGTGGACAATTGCATTTAACGATCGCTATGTGGTTGGTTCTTGGGTTGGAAACTTTTCTGGTGAAAAAACAATGGAAGTTTCGGGATCATTTGGTGCCGGAAGGATTGTCCAAAATATTTTTCGATTACTTATGAAGGACAAAGAAAAAAACTCGTACATTCCTAAACTAACAGAAGTCAGAACATTTTGTAAAATTTCTGGAAAACTCGCTAACAAAAACTGTCCTTCGATTGTTTTACATGTGAGAAAAAAAATTGAAAAAACTTTTCCATGTGAAGAGACACACCAAAATGATGTTAGTTTAGTGCTTGGAGTAGGATTTATTTATCCAAGCCAAAACCAAGTTTATTTATACCATCCTGGTTTTGAAAGAGAGAAACAAAATATACCCATTCGGATCCGTGAATACCAAACCTTAAGGTCTCCAAAACTTCTTTGGAATCAAACTTCCGAAGTGAAGTTGTCAAAGGAAGGGGAAGGAAATGTGAATATCAAAAGAGGAAAACATAATTTGGAACTCTATGATGGTTTAGAAAAAAAGGCATTCGTTCAATTTGAAGTTAAATAA